The following are from one region of the Cetobacterium somerae genome:
- a CDS encoding EpsG family protein, which produces MIFISIALILLMLGIYDVFSENKVQKEKILKGIIIILIIFLGTRGFLGWDWYFYYPSFMNSTYIYEKGYMLYTSLIRGFFRNYIFYQLITTTIDFIAIYFIFKKYCKYPIMAFAIFFSIQGLHIEVELLRNIKAMILFLFSIQYIRERKITPFLILNILGILFHTSAVFYLPMYFILNYNYKNKIIMATFILGSIYYLLDLKIFHLIFKLNFEYLPDIFENKLINYRSVVPKELIRGLNLFYLERAFIFFLAYKYEKDLIIKNSAYIWIFIFLFTSELSIVSLRIGILFIYGAWLVLTRAIENVKNKKNLIIIICLLCFVRIYRSMIFPGNKINYKYENAIFNKLDYNKREKELIESKKYLKESHGKELLIQY; this is translated from the coding sequence ATGATTTTTATATCAATAGCTTTGATATTATTGATGCTAGGAATTTATGATGTTTTTTCAGAAAATAAAGTTCAAAAGGAAAAAATTTTAAAAGGTATAATTATTATTTTAATTATATTTTTAGGAACAAGAGGATTTTTAGGATGGGATTGGTATTTTTACTATCCTTCCTTTATGAACTCAACTTATATTTATGAAAAAGGTTATATGTTATATACCTCTTTAATTAGAGGCTTTTTTAGAAATTATATTTTTTATCAATTGATAACTACAACAATTGATTTTATAGCTATATATTTTATATTTAAAAAATATTGTAAATATCCAATAATGGCATTTGCAATATTTTTTAGTATTCAAGGATTACACATCGAAGTGGAACTATTAAGAAATATAAAAGCAATGATTTTATTCTTATTTTCTATTCAATATATAAGAGAGAGAAAAATAACTCCTTTTTTGATTTTAAATATATTAGGGATATTATTTCATACAAGTGCAGTATTTTATTTACCAATGTACTTTATTTTAAATTATAATTATAAAAATAAAATTATAATGGCTACTTTTATATTAGGAAGTATATATTATTTATTAGACTTAAAAATTTTTCACTTAATTTTTAAATTAAATTTTGAATATTTGCCTGATATTTTTGAAAATAAATTAATTAATTATAGAAGTGTAGTTCCTAAAGAGTTAATAAGAGGGTTAAATCTATTTTATTTAGAAAGAGCGTTCATATTTTTCTTAGCATATAAATATGAAAAGGATTTAATCATAAAAAATAGTGCTTATATTTGGATATTTATATTTCTTTTTACTTCAGAGCTTTCTATAGTTTCATTAAGAATAGGAATACTATTTATTTATGGAGCTTGGTTAGTTTTAACAAGAGCGATAGAAAATGTAAAAAATAAAAAAAATTTGATAATAATTATATGTTTACTATGTTTTGTAAGAATTTATAGAAGTATGATATTTCCAGGAAATAAAATAAATTACAAATATGAAAATGCCATTTTTAATAAATTAGATTATAATAAAAGAGAAAAGGAACTGATTGAAAGTAAAAAATACTTGAAAGAAAGTCATGGAAAAGAACTATTAATACAATATTAA
- a CDS encoding glycosyltransferase, which yields MKILHIITSLELGGAEKLLLDLIPAQKKQGMEVELLVLDTKNEKFLEEYKKRGVKIYTLKANDKFSFKNPFEISKIIKENKIDIVHAHLVHAQIWTSVAKYLNKKVVYITTEHSTHNRRREKWIYKILDKFIYSSYDKVIAISEATARELMRWIGLNINKIEVIPNGVSLRAFMGKPKERKGNNLIMVSRFHSSKDHLTVVRAMEKLPKDYVLTFVGEGETQEAVKREVLMLNLNDRVQFLGYSNSIPALLKRSDIAIQSSKFEGFGLSALEAMAAGTPIIASDVEGLANVVGDSGLLFKLGDVNDLVEKIMSLKDQKYYFEKSKAGIKNSLTYSIEGTAKQYINIYKEELK from the coding sequence ATGAAAATACTTCACATAATAACATCTTTAGAATTAGGTGGAGCAGAAAAGCTACTATTAGATTTAATTCCAGCTCAAAAAAAACAGGGAATGGAAGTGGAGTTATTAGTTTTAGATACTAAAAATGAAAAATTTTTAGAAGAATATAAAAAAAGAGGTGTAAAAATTTATACTCTTAAAGCAAATGACAAATTTAGTTTTAAAAACCCATTTGAAATATCTAAAATAATAAAAGAAAATAAAATAGATATAGTGCATGCTCATCTTGTTCATGCTCAAATTTGGACAAGTGTTGCAAAATATTTAAATAAAAAAGTAGTGTATATAACAACAGAACATAGTACACATAATAGAAGAAGAGAAAAATGGATATATAAGATTTTAGACAAATTTATATATAGTTCTTATGATAAAGTAATAGCAATATCAGAAGCTACTGCTAGAGAACTTATGAGATGGATAGGATTAAACATAAATAAAATAGAGGTTATACCAAATGGAGTTTCTTTAAGAGCATTTATGGGAAAACCTAAAGAGAGAAAAGGGAATAATTTAATAATGGTTTCAAGATTTCATTCATCTAAAGATCACTTAACAGTAGTACGAGCAATGGAGAAATTACCCAAAGATTATGTACTAACTTTTGTTGGAGAAGGAGAAACTCAAGAAGCTGTAAAGCGTGAAGTTTTAATGTTAAATTTAAATGATAGGGTTCAATTTTTAGGTTATTCAAATTCTATTCCAGCACTTTTAAAAAGGAGCGATATAGCGATACAATCATCTAAATTTGAAGGGTTTGGGCTAAGTGCATTAGAGGCTATGGCAGCAGGAACTCCTATTATAGCAAGTGATGTAGAGGGCTTAGCTAATGTTGTTGGAGATAGTGGACTTCTTTTTAAATTGGGAGATGTAAATGATTTAGTTGAAAAAATTATGAGTTTAAAAGATCAAAAATATTATTTTGAAAAAAGTAAAGCAGGAATAAAAAATAGCTTAACATATTCAATTGAAGGAACTGCAAAACAATATATAAATATTTATAAAGAGGAATTAAAATGA
- a CDS encoding glycosyltransferase family 2 protein, producing the protein MITVFTPTYNREQTLRRLYKSLKNQTVKNFEWIVVDDGSNDGTEKLIKEFIDEDEIPILYKRVKNGGKMRAINIGVSLAEKEFFFIVDSDDYLNEKAMEIIEEEIITLPNDYAGIVFRKVEVFDNGESVRKNETFGGAQIDSNPLDIFYNKKILGDKAEIVKTSIMREYPFPEIENEKFIPEGYIWNQIGENYIFRYIDKGIYYYQYLADGYTRKFNEIIKNNPKGLKLYYQYMLRKKIPIKNKVKFLIRFFQSMYYDWKKEKEN; encoded by the coding sequence ATGATAACTGTATTTACACCAACCTATAATAGAGAACAAACATTAAGGAGATTATATAAAAGTTTAAAGAATCAAACAGTGAAAAACTTTGAATGGATAGTTGTAGATGATGGTTCAAATGATGGAACTGAAAAGTTAATAAAAGAGTTTATAGATGAAGATGAGATTCCCATATTATATAAAAGAGTAAAAAATGGTGGGAAGATGAGAGCAATAAATATTGGTGTTTCTTTAGCTGAAAAAGAGTTTTTCTTTATTGTTGATAGTGATGATTATTTAAATGAAAAAGCAATGGAAATAATAGAAGAAGAAATTATAACTTTACCAAACGATTATGCAGGAATAGTATTTAGAAAAGTTGAAGTTTTTGATAATGGAGAAAGTGTAAGAAAAAATGAAACTTTTGGTGGAGCTCAAATCGATAGTAATCCTTTAGATATATTCTACAATAAAAAAATATTGGGAGATAAGGCTGAAATAGTTAAAACATCTATAATGAGAGAGTATCCTTTTCCAGAAATAGAGAATGAAAAATTTATTCCCGAAGGATATATTTGGAACCAAATAGGTGAAAATTATATTTTTAGATACATAGATAAGGGGATATATTACTATCAATATTTGGCTGATGGTTATACAAGGAAATTTAATGAGATAATAAAAAATAATCCTAAAGGATTAAAATTATATTACCAATATATGTTGAGAAAAAAAATTCCAATTAAAAATAAAGTTAAGTTTTTAATTAGATTTTTCCAATCGATGTATTATGATTGGAAAAAAGAAAAGGAGAATTAA
- a CDS encoding sugar transferase, with amino-acid sequence MLKAFYIGILGILFSTLTNLLGLTLETSIIGIGVFSFIMLGLYLFDLMNFDVPKYTIRNYITVIGLNFIFFLIWFLISWDFWLIIFFLLFTTITIFLRTIINIVVYRVKPVTIYGTGELKVNLEKSLEKLEGYRYINFTDDIEKLEEFVKVNNIKLLLLGKIRLEEKEIEKILKIKLRNTHVMGYLDYMLEIEKKVEVSYINEEWLLNAYGFEILRSKFQNKVKRVFDIGMSIVIGALTFPIMIIAAIIVKIESPGPIIYSQDRVGENEKEFPVYKFRSMRQDAEKDGAKWAQKNDPRVTKFGNFMRKTRVDELPQLLNVIRGDMSFIGPRPERMVFIKELEKQIPYYGLRHMVKPGLTGWAQVMYPYGATVEDAKNKLEYDLYYIKCYSLYLDIVILFKTLKTVVFGKGR; translated from the coding sequence ATGTTAAAAGCGTTTTATATAGGTATTTTAGGGATTCTATTTTCAACTTTAACAAACTTGTTAGGATTAACGTTAGAAACGAGTATTATAGGCATTGGAGTATTTTCTTTTATAATGCTAGGATTGTACTTATTTGATTTAATGAATTTTGATGTACCTAAGTATACAATAAGAAATTATATAACTGTAATTGGACTGAATTTTATATTCTTTTTGATTTGGTTTCTTATAAGTTGGGATTTTTGGTTAATTATATTTTTCCTTTTATTTACTACAATTACAATTTTTTTAAGAACAATTATAAATATAGTCGTTTATAGAGTTAAGCCAGTTACAATTTATGGAACCGGGGAGTTAAAAGTTAATTTAGAAAAAAGTTTAGAAAAATTAGAGGGTTATAGATATATTAATTTTACTGATGATATTGAAAAGTTAGAGGAATTTGTAAAAGTTAATAATATAAAATTATTATTATTAGGAAAAATAAGATTAGAAGAAAAAGAAATTGAAAAAATATTAAAAATAAAATTAAGAAATACTCATGTAATGGGATATTTAGATTATATGTTAGAAATTGAAAAAAAAGTTGAAGTTTCGTATATAAATGAAGAATGGTTATTAAATGCTTATGGATTTGAGATTTTAAGAAGTAAATTTCAAAACAAAGTAAAAAGAGTTTTTGATATTGGAATGTCTATTGTAATAGGAGCTTTAACTTTTCCAATTATGATAATTGCAGCTATAATTGTAAAAATAGAAAGTCCAGGACCAATTATATATTCTCAAGATAGAGTAGGAGAGAATGAAAAGGAATTTCCTGTATATAAATTTAGAAGTATGAGACAGGATGCAGAAAAAGATGGAGCAAAATGGGCTCAAAAAAATGATCCAAGAGTTACAAAGTTTGGAAATTTTATGAGAAAAACAAGAGTAGATGAGCTACCTCAACTCTTAAATGTTATTAGAGGAGATATGAGTTTTATTGGCCCAAGACCTGAGAGAATGGTGTTTATAAAAGAGTTAGAAAAACAAATTCCGTATTATGGATTAAGACACATGGTAAAACCTGGACTTACTGGATGGGCTCAAGTAATGTATCCATATGGAGCAACAGTTGAAGATGCTAAAAATAAATTAGAGTATGATTTATACTACATAAAGTGTTATAGCTTATATTTAGATATAGTAATTTTATTTAAAACTTTAAAAACAGTTGTTTTTGGAAAAGGAAGGTAA